A window from Physeter macrocephalus isolate SW-GA chromosome 11, ASM283717v5, whole genome shotgun sequence encodes these proteins:
- the LOC102974014 gene encoding 40S ribosomal protein S27-like, with the protein MDVKCPGCYKITTVFSHAQTVLCVGCSTVLCQPTGGKARLTGGCSFRQRQH; encoded by the coding sequence ATGGATGTGAAATGCCCAGGATGCTATAAAATCACCACAGTCTTTAGCCATGCACAAACAGTTTTGTGCGTTGGCTGCTCTACTGTCCTCTGCCAGCCTACAGGAGGAAAAGCAAGGCTTACAGGAGGATGCTCCTTCAGACAGAGGCAGCACTAA